From a single Intestinibaculum porci genomic region:
- a CDS encoding VOC family protein: protein MTEHIVYVHDPKAMKAYYTDKLGFTLLAEREGPRYVLGFENTPIRIVLASRHLATDPKQANEMPSLLLKVKDIHKVYNTMRDRGVVVSDLFELGDMKTFNFADGENHYMACWQR, encoded by the coding sequence ATGACAGAACATATTGTTTACGTTCATGATCCAAAAGCTATGAAAGCTTATTATACTGATAAATTAGGTTTTACTTTATTAGCAGAAAGAGAAGGGCCACGCTACGTGCTTGGCTTTGAAAATACGCCGATTCGTATCGTCTTAGCTTCTCGTCATTTAGCCACCGATCCTAAACAGGCTAACGAGATGCCATCATTATTACTCAAAGTGAAAGATATTCATAAAGTGTATAACACGATGCGCGATCGCGGGGTTGTTGTTTCTGATTTATTTGAATTAGGAGATATGAAAACTTTCAATTTCGCAGATGGTGAAAATCATTATATGGCCTGCTGGCAGCGCTAG
- a CDS encoding YgiQ family radical SAM protein, translating to MFLPISKEDMAERGWEQCDFVFVIGDAYVDHSSFGPAIISRVLESRGYKVGIISQPDVHDENSITILGEPRLAFLVCAGNMDSMVNHYTVNKKKRHQDAYTPGGVFGKRPNYPTIVYTNMIKRKYKHKPVVLGGIEASLRRLAHYDYWQNKLKRSILLDSGADLLIYGMGELAIVEVADALEAGIPVEDITYIDGTVYKCKDPSDVFEGIMLPEYDEMKKDKLVYAKSFGIQIKHTDHITAHRLIEKYGEKRYVVQNPPQRPLTTQELDDVYELPYENTYHPSYEALGGVPAIKEIKFSLASNRGCFGACSFCAITFHEGRTIQARSHESLIREAKKMIQDPDFKGYIHDVGGPTANFRRPACEKQKTKGVCMNKECLWPKVCKNMVVDHSDYVALLRKLRALDGVKKVFIRSGIRYDYALADPDDTFLRELSQYHVSGQLRVAPEHVSDHVLDLMGKPRNDVYKQFCKKFEKINKELHLNQYLVPYLISSHPGSTLKDAIALAESIRDMGYMPEQVQDFYPTPSTVSTVMYYCGVDPRNMKPVYSVTDPHEKAMQRALLQYRKPENYDLVKEALIKAHREDLIGYDHSHCLIPPRKPKGHPHHKK from the coding sequence ATGTTTTTACCAATCTCAAAAGAAGATATGGCGGAAAGAGGATGGGAGCAGTGCGACTTCGTCTTCGTCATCGGTGATGCCTATGTCGATCATTCATCCTTTGGCCCCGCTATTATTTCCCGTGTCTTAGAATCTCGCGGCTATAAGGTAGGGATCATTTCTCAGCCTGATGTCCACGATGAAAACAGTATTACCATTTTAGGAGAACCCCGTTTAGCCTTTTTAGTGTGCGCTGGTAATATGGATTCGATGGTCAACCACTATACTGTCAATAAAAAGAAACGTCATCAGGATGCGTATACCCCTGGCGGCGTCTTTGGCAAACGTCCTAATTATCCAACTATTGTTTATACCAATATGATCAAACGCAAGTATAAACATAAACCCGTTGTCCTAGGCGGTATTGAAGCGTCGCTGCGGCGCTTAGCGCATTATGATTACTGGCAAAACAAACTGAAACGTTCAATTTTACTAGACTCCGGAGCTGATTTACTCATTTATGGGATGGGGGAATTAGCCATTGTCGAAGTGGCAGATGCGTTAGAGGCCGGAATTCCCGTCGAAGATATTACCTATATTGATGGAACGGTTTATAAATGTAAAGATCCAAGTGATGTCTTTGAAGGAATCATGTTGCCAGAATATGATGAGATGAAGAAAGATAAGCTCGTCTATGCGAAGTCTTTTGGCATTCAGATCAAACATACCGATCATATTACCGCGCATCGCTTGATCGAAAAGTACGGTGAGAAACGCTATGTTGTCCAAAATCCGCCGCAGCGTCCTTTAACGACGCAGGAGTTAGATGATGTGTATGAATTGCCTTATGAAAATACCTATCATCCTTCCTATGAAGCTTTAGGCGGTGTGCCAGCGATTAAGGAAATCAAATTTTCCTTAGCGAGCAACCGCGGCTGCTTTGGCGCTTGCTCTTTCTGCGCCATTACCTTCCATGAAGGACGAACGATTCAGGCTCGTTCTCACGAATCATTGATTCGTGAAGCAAAGAAGATGATTCAGGATCCTGATTTCAAAGGTTATATTCATGATGTCGGCGGTCCTACTGCCAACTTCCGGCGTCCTGCCTGCGAAAAGCAGAAGACCAAAGGCGTCTGCATGAATAAGGAATGTTTATGGCCAAAGGTTTGTAAAAACATGGTTGTCGATCATTCGGATTATGTGGCTTTACTGAGAAAATTACGCGCTTTAGATGGAGTGAAGAAAGTCTTTATCCGTTCCGGCATTCGTTATGATTATGCTTTAGCGGATCCCGATGATACGTTTTTAAGAGAATTATCGCAGTATCATGTGTCCGGGCAGCTGCGTGTTGCACCCGAACATGTCTCTGATCATGTCTTAGACCTGATGGGGAAACCACGTAATGATGTTTATAAACAGTTCTGTAAGAAGTTTGAAAAGATCAATAAGGAGCTGCATCTCAATCAGTATTTAGTTCCTTATCTGATTTCATCTCATCCTGGTTCGACTTTGAAAGATGCCATTGCTTTAGCGGAAAGTATTCGTGATATGGGCTATATGCCTGAACAGGTGCAGGATTTCTATCCAACGCCATCAACAGTTTCAACCGTAATGTATTATTGCGGCGTCGATCCACGTAACATGAAGCCGGTTTATTCGGTCACGGATCCTCATGAAAAAGCAATGCAGCGGGCGCTTTTACAGTACCGTAAACCAGAAAATTACGATTTGGTCAAAGAAGCGCTCATTAAAGCCCATCGGGAAGATTTAATTGGCTATGATCACAGTCATTGTCTGATTCCGCCAAGAAAACCGAAAGGGCATCCTCATCATAAAAAATAA
- a CDS encoding NAD(P)-binding protein, translating to MSRLSIVTKDRGEETVEELYKDLERRIQASQPGLCPVDLASSFLNLCHAQSCGKCTPCRIGLGQLEGLIADVLDGKGTMDSLKLIETTAQSICDSADCAIGSEAARMVLKGVRGFKEDYIEHIEHGRCLNTQNQPVPCVAQCPAHVDIPGYISLVHDERYGDAVNLIRKDNPFPAVCGLICEHPCEVRCRRTMVDDPINIRGLKRFAVDHEEQPPVFKKYEATGKKVAIVGGGPSGLSAAFYLSIMGHDVTVFEQRARLGGMLRYGIPAYRLPREELDREIDILKTTGFQTKTNVSVGHDLSIKELKDDYDALYVAIGAHNDRKIGIDGEDADGVISAVEMLRRIGDDDYPDFTGMDICVVGGGNVAMDVARSAIRLGAQSVKIVYRRRKVDMTALPEEVEGAIADGCEVVELHAPVRIAHDENNQVTGLVAQPQIVGEIKWGRPAPCKADIEEVVIPCQRVLVAIGQGIDSQSFGDFGIPIQRGRLETFDTSDVKDMAGVFAGGDCVTGPATVIRAIAAGKVAAANIDEYLGYQHEIEADVVIPRIRFDDHKACGRVNMKERSPKERVQDFKLMECGMTREEAKQESSRCLHCDHFGYGIFKGGRIAKW from the coding sequence ATGAGTAGATTAAGTATTGTAACGAAAGACCGTGGCGAAGAAACGGTCGAAGAGCTCTACAAAGATTTAGAACGTCGTATTCAGGCTTCTCAGCCGGGTTTGTGTCCTGTTGACTTAGCTTCATCATTTCTCAATCTTTGTCATGCTCAGTCCTGTGGAAAATGTACTCCATGCCGCATCGGCCTCGGCCAGCTAGAAGGGCTCATCGCTGATGTTTTAGATGGTAAAGGGACGATGGACTCTTTAAAACTTATCGAAACAACAGCCCAATCCATTTGTGATTCCGCCGACTGCGCGATCGGCAGTGAAGCGGCGCGGATGGTTCTAAAAGGTGTTCGTGGCTTTAAAGAGGATTATATTGAACATATTGAACATGGGCGCTGTCTTAATACCCAAAATCAGCCAGTGCCATGCGTGGCCCAGTGCCCGGCGCATGTCGATATTCCTGGCTATATTTCTCTCGTCCATGACGAACGCTACGGTGATGCCGTGAACCTAATCCGTAAAGATAATCCATTCCCAGCGGTTTGCGGTCTGATTTGTGAACATCCTTGTGAAGTGCGCTGCCGTCGTACGATGGTTGATGATCCGATCAATATCCGTGGCCTTAAACGCTTTGCCGTCGATCATGAAGAACAGCCGCCAGTTTTCAAAAAATATGAAGCAACGGGTAAAAAAGTGGCCATTGTCGGCGGCGGTCCATCCGGTTTATCGGCAGCTTTCTATCTCTCTATCATGGGTCATGATGTCACTGTCTTTGAGCAGCGGGCGCGATTAGGCGGGATGTTAAGATATGGGATTCCTGCTTACCGTCTGCCGCGGGAAGAATTAGATCGTGAAATTGATATCCTTAAAACAACCGGTTTTCAAACAAAAACCAATGTATCGGTTGGTCATGATCTTTCCATCAAAGAACTTAAGGATGATTATGATGCTTTATATGTCGCAATTGGCGCCCATAATGATCGAAAGATTGGCATTGATGGCGAAGATGCCGATGGCGTCATTTCAGCGGTAGAAATGTTAAGAAGGATCGGGGATGATGATTATCCTGATTTTACGGGTATGGATATTTGCGTCGTCGGCGGCGGGAACGTCGCCATGGACGTTGCGCGTTCCGCTATTCGTTTAGGCGCTCAATCGGTGAAGATCGTCTATCGTCGTCGTAAAGTCGATATGACGGCCTTACCAGAAGAAGTTGAAGGCGCCATTGCCGATGGCTGTGAAGTAGTGGAATTACATGCGCCTGTGCGTATTGCCCATGATGAAAACAATCAGGTGACTGGTTTAGTCGCCCAGCCGCAGATTGTCGGCGAAATCAAATGGGGGCGTCCAGCTCCTTGTAAAGCGGACATAGAAGAAGTCGTTATTCCTTGTCAGCGCGTCTTAGTAGCGATCGGGCAGGGGATTGATTCGCAGTCCTTTGGGGACTTTGGCATCCCAATTCAGCGTGGCCGTCTGGAAACTTTTGATACCAGCGATGTCAAAGATATGGCCGGCGTCTTTGCCGGCGGGGACTGTGTTACCGGACCAGCAACCGTTATTCGCGCGATTGCGGCCGGGAAAGTAGCGGCTGCCAATATCGATGAATATCTCGGTTACCAGCATGAAATTGAAGCGGATGTTGTTATCCCGCGTATTCGTTTCGATGATCATAAAGCATGTGGACGTGTCAATATGAAAGAACGCTCACCAAAAGAACGTGTGCAGGACTTCAAGCTGATGGAATGCGGTATGACGCGGGAAGAGGCAAAGCAGGAATCATCGCGCTGTCTCCATTGTGATCACTTTGGTTATGGCATCTTTAAAGGAGGTCGTATTGCAAAATGGTAA
- a CDS encoding [FeFe] hydrogenase, group A, whose translation MVKQVRVFIDGHHYYVPERSTILDAAKMAGIKIPTLCYYKGLNEIGACRVCVVEVDGYDRLFTACNNTVDEDMVIWTNSKKVREARRTNVQLILSQHNGNCTMCTRSGNCSLQKIANDLNIQTTPFKKDLPKQKGNPNFPLIRDYSKCIKCMRCIQVCDKIQASHIWDVVNTGSRTTVDVKDVYSLEDSKCALCGQCITHCPVNALHERDDTDRVLDALNDPQKIVVAQIAPSIRTAWGEPFGLSPEKATIERLAEALHLMGFNFIMDTDFSADLTIMEEASEFLEKLQHPQDNKFPMFTSCCPGWVRFCKAHYPEFVDQLSTSKSPQGMFGAIAKSYYAKALEVDPHNIYVVSIMPCLAKKHECDIPILNDACGDPDVDVVLTTREIDRMIRASYIMPDSIGERALDMPLGLGSGAGNIFGATGGVMEAALRTAYYFATGTNPDPDAFKDVRGMEGWKESTFTIAGNTLHVAVSNGLGNTKRLLDALKEGRVHYDFVEVMACPGGCVGGGGQPIHDGEFNAPARADVLYRQDAKNVIRFSHENPSIINLYRDYLDHPLSELAEKLLHTDQHGWKMPGEK comes from the coding sequence ATGGTAAAACAAGTACGTGTATTTATTGATGGGCACCATTATTATGTGCCCGAACGTTCGACAATTTTAGATGCGGCGAAGATGGCGGGTATTAAGATTCCTACACTTTGTTACTACAAAGGGCTCAATGAAATCGGTGCCTGCCGTGTCTGCGTAGTCGAAGTGGATGGCTATGATCGTCTCTTTACTGCCTGCAATAATACGGTTGACGAAGATATGGTTATTTGGACCAACTCCAAAAAAGTCCGTGAAGCCCGGCGCACCAATGTGCAGCTGATTTTATCCCAGCATAATGGCAACTGTACGATGTGCACCCGCTCAGGCAACTGCTCATTACAGAAGATTGCCAATGACCTCAACATTCAGACAACGCCTTTCAAGAAGGATTTACCAAAACAAAAAGGCAATCCCAACTTCCCGTTAATTCGTGATTATTCAAAATGTATCAAATGCATGCGCTGCATTCAGGTTTGTGATAAAATTCAGGCTTCTCATATCTGGGATGTTGTCAATACCGGTTCGCGGACCACTGTCGATGTGAAAGATGTCTATTCCCTAGAAGATTCGAAGTGCGCTTTATGTGGTCAGTGCATTACCCATTGTCCGGTTAATGCCTTACATGAACGTGATGATACGGATCGCGTTTTAGACGCGCTCAATGATCCTCAGAAAATCGTTGTGGCACAGATTGCACCATCGATTCGTACCGCTTGGGGTGAACCCTTTGGCTTATCACCAGAAAAAGCAACGATCGAACGTTTAGCTGAAGCACTTCATCTGATGGGCTTTAACTTTATTATGGATACGGACTTCTCCGCCGATTTAACCATTATGGAAGAAGCCAGTGAGTTCTTAGAAAAGCTGCAACATCCACAGGACAATAAGTTCCCAATGTTTACGAGCTGCTGCCCGGGGTGGGTGCGTTTCTGTAAAGCCCATTATCCGGAATTTGTCGATCAGTTATCAACTTCTAAGTCGCCGCAAGGCATGTTTGGCGCCATTGCAAAGAGCTATTATGCGAAAGCTTTAGAGGTGGATCCACACAATATTTATGTCGTTTCGATCATGCCATGTTTAGCGAAAAAACATGAATGCGATATTCCAATTTTAAATGATGCCTGCGGTGATCCTGATGTCGATGTCGTTTTAACGACCAGAGAAATCGACCGTATGATTCGGGCCTCTTATATTATGCCAGATTCGATTGGCGAACGGGCCCTTGATATGCCGCTTGGCTTAGGCAGCGGGGCCGGAAATATCTTTGGCGCCACGGGCGGCGTCATGGAAGCGGCGCTGCGCACCGCGTATTACTTTGCGACAGGCACAAATCCTGATCCCGATGCTTTTAAAGATGTCCGCGGGATGGAAGGGTGGAAAGAAAGCACCTTTACCATTGCTGGCAACACCTTACATGTGGCGGTATCGAATGGTTTAGGCAATACCAAACGTTTACTCGATGCCTTAAAAGAAGGCCGCGTTCATTATGACTTTGTCGAAGTCATGGCTTGTCCGGGCGGCTGTGTTGGCGGCGGTGGTCAGCCGATTCATGATGGCGAGTTTAACGCCCCGGCAAGAGCGGATGTCCTCTATCGTCAGGATGCTAAAAACGTTATTCGTTTTTCTCATGAGAACCCCTCGATCATTAACTTATATCGTGATTACTTAGATCATCCATTATCTGAGTTAGCGGAAAAACTTTTACATACTGATCAGCATGGCTGGAAAATGCCAGGTGAAAAATAA
- a CDS encoding nitrogenase iron protein NifH yields MLKLAIYGKGGIGKSTMTSHLAAAFASLGKKVIQIGCDPKADSTINLLHGQPLKPVMDYLKEGDEPDHLEDISQIGYGGVLCIETGGPTPGLGCAGRGIIATFNLLEDLELFETYQPDVVLYDVLGDVVCGGFAAPIREGYAEDVLIVTSGEKMALYAANNIYTAVKNFEDRGYAKVKGLILNHRNVINEEEKVAQFAKARHLRIIGDIPRSDTIIQYEDQGMTAIEGDINSEISQRFIALAKELLNEGS; encoded by the coding sequence ATGTTAAAGTTAGCTATATATGGAAAAGGCGGAATAGGCAAATCGACAATGACGAGTCATTTAGCGGCCGCATTTGCGTCGCTTGGGAAAAAGGTCATTCAGATTGGCTGTGATCCGAAAGCCGATTCGACAATTAATTTATTACATGGTCAGCCCCTCAAGCCGGTTATGGATTATTTAAAAGAAGGGGATGAACCTGATCATTTAGAAGACATCAGCCAAATCGGCTATGGCGGTGTCTTATGTATTGAAACGGGCGGCCCTACGCCTGGCTTAGGCTGTGCTGGCCGCGGCATTATTGCCACTTTCAATTTATTAGAAGATTTAGAATTATTTGAAACTTATCAGCCAGATGTTGTCTTATATGATGTCTTAGGGGATGTTGTCTGCGGCGGCTTCGCAGCGCCGATTCGTGAAGGCTACGCCGAAGATGTCCTGATTGTCACTTCCGGGGAAAAGATGGCGCTCTATGCGGCGAATAATATTTATACGGCCGTGAAGAATTTTGAAGATCGCGGCTATGCGAAAGTCAAAGGTCTCATTCTTAATCATCGCAACGTCATCAATGAAGAAGAAAAAGTGGCTCAGTTTGCAAAAGCGCGTCACTTACGCATCATCGGCGATATTCCGCGCAGTGATACGATTATCCAATATGAAGATCAGGGCATGACCGCGATCGAAGGGGATATCAATAGTGAAATCAGTCAGCGTTTTATTGCCTTAGCGAAGGAGTTACTTAATGAAGGAAGCTAA
- a CDS encoding nitrogenase component 1, with the protein MKEAKYYTVKELAAKEKIPEIFDTGAHLIYSSPATLAYNSPGAQGFGVKRAGLTMPESVMLIVSPGCCGRNTSAISVNEQYKHRYFYYLLDETDIVTGRHLSKIPEAVKEIVDFLAVKPKVVMICITCVDALLGTDMERVCKQCEEVAKVKVRPCYMYALTREGRRPPMVHVRESLYSLLEKQKKDPRTVNLLGFFAPLDDDCELYRYLKDIGMHHIYELSRMTTYADFTKMSQANFNLILHPEARAAAENMRKALNIGSIELTRFYQVEYVHRQYHALAKALGVTIDDQADYEKTKAVIEMMKSYQNISIAIGETGNYDPLELALALVSYGFQVKEIYATLQDYQLRYLSALSSLSPATKVYCNNEPTMLYYNMESSIDLTIGKDAAYYHPKAHHLDFNEDRQPYGYQAIQLLFSKMKEVLS; encoded by the coding sequence ATGAAGGAAGCTAAATATTATACGGTGAAAGAGCTCGCCGCCAAGGAAAAGATCCCGGAAATCTTTGATACCGGCGCGCATCTGATTTATTCATCGCCGGCGACGTTAGCGTATAATTCCCCCGGTGCCCAGGGCTTTGGCGTCAAAAGAGCCGGTTTAACGATGCCGGAAAGTGTTATGCTCATCGTTTCACCAGGCTGCTGTGGTCGCAATACATCAGCGATTAGTGTGAATGAGCAATACAAACATCGTTATTTCTATTATTTATTAGATGAGACTGATATTGTCACTGGTCGTCATCTTTCTAAAATTCCCGAAGCAGTCAAAGAAATTGTGGATTTTCTCGCTGTGAAGCCAAAAGTGGTGATGATCTGTATTACCTGCGTAGATGCTTTACTAGGGACGGATATGGAACGCGTATGCAAGCAGTGTGAAGAGGTCGCAAAAGTTAAGGTTCGTCCTTGTTATATGTATGCCTTAACGCGCGAAGGGCGCCGGCCGCCAATGGTCCACGTCCGTGAATCGCTCTATTCCCTATTAGAAAAACAAAAGAAAGATCCCCGCACGGTCAATCTTTTAGGCTTCTTTGCCCCTTTGGATGATGATTGTGAACTTTATCGTTATTTAAAAGATATAGGCATGCATCATATTTATGAATTATCCCGCATGACAACTTATGCCGACTTTACCAAAATGAGCCAGGCCAATTTCAATCTGATCTTACATCCGGAAGCGCGCGCCGCAGCGGAAAATATGCGTAAAGCGCTCAATATTGGTTCAATTGAATTAACCCGTTTCTATCAGGTCGAGTACGTGCACCGGCAGTATCACGCGTTAGCGAAGGCATTAGGAGTCACGATTGATGATCAGGCAGATTATGAAAAAACCAAAGCCGTTATTGAAATGATGAAGTCTTATCAAAACATTTCCATCGCGATTGGCGAAACAGGTAATTATGATCCGTTAGAATTAGCTTTAGCGCTTGTTTCTTATGGCTTTCAGGTGAAAGAAATCTATGCGACGCTGCAGGATTACCAGCTGCGTTATCTGAGCGCGCTTTCATCCCTTTCCCCCGCAACAAAGGTATACTGCAATAATGAACCAACGATGCTTTACTACAATATGGAAAGTTCCATTGATCTGACGATTGGCAAAGATGCGGCTTACTATCATCCTAAGGCCCATCATTTAGACTTCAATGAGGATCGTCAGCCTTATGGCTATCAGGCTATTCAATTGTTATTTTCAAAAATGAAGGAGGTGCTATCATGA
- a CDS encoding nitrogenase component 1, with protein sequence MKGLRKYLTPFAPDDSGAVSVLYEAGGLIIIIDAGGCTGNVCGFDEPRWEEKRSAIFSAGLRDMDAILGRDDLLIAKIKKIMQEMETSFIALVGTPVPAVIGTDYKGLARLLEKEVNVPVLPIPTTGVGLYDVGIEKALTALVKRFADTKVTQKTIGVLGFTPLDYPWPKNPAYNYYDTVEEVASCGSLTKNYVASMAGLKAARYVEKYYGIPYVIGYPDDLYPDITGEKVLAITTQAIGLDLRKKCPSLTIGSYFMMKKDYLDDHMISFQEEDDLINYVNTHHFDTIIADEAYKEMLDFSGDYIALPHFALSGSRLL encoded by the coding sequence ATGAAAGGTTTACGTAAATATTTAACCCCCTTTGCGCCTGATGATTCCGGCGCTGTTTCGGTGCTCTATGAAGCGGGCGGCCTCATTATTATCATTGATGCCGGCGGCTGCACCGGTAATGTCTGCGGCTTTGATGAGCCGCGCTGGGAAGAAAAGCGTTCCGCCATCTTCTCCGCTGGTTTACGTGATATGGATGCTATTTTAGGCCGTGATGATCTCTTGATTGCGAAAATCAAAAAGATTATGCAGGAAATGGAGACATCTTTTATTGCCTTAGTAGGGACCCCTGTTCCTGCGGTTATTGGCACTGATTATAAAGGGCTCGCACGTTTATTAGAGAAAGAGGTGAACGTGCCGGTTTTACCAATTCCTACAACCGGCGTTGGCCTTTATGATGTCGGCATCGAAAAAGCATTAACGGCCTTGGTGAAACGCTTTGCGGATACCAAAGTTACACAGAAAACGATCGGTGTTCTCGGCTTTACACCGTTAGATTATCCATGGCCTAAAAATCCTGCTTATAATTATTATGATACCGTTGAAGAAGTGGCTTCTTGCGGCTCTTTAACGAAAAACTATGTGGCGTCAATGGCTGGCCTCAAAGCGGCCCGCTACGTAGAAAAATATTACGGCATCCCTTATGTGATCGGTTATCCCGATGATCTGTATCCGGATATTACCGGAGAAAAGGTTTTAGCCATCACCACCCAGGCGATTGGCTTAGACTTACGAAAAAAGTGCCCTTCATTAACGATTGGCAGTTACTTTATGATGAAAAAGGATTACTTAGATGATCATATGATTTCCTTTCAGGAAGAAGATGATCTGATTAACTATGTCAATACCCATCACTTTGATACGATCATCGCTGATGAAGCGTATAAGGAGATGTTAGACTTTTCGGGTGATTATATCGCTTTACCACATTTTGCCCTGTCGGGGAGTCGTTTATTATGA